One Synechococcus sp. JA-2-3B'a(2-13) genomic window carries:
- a CDS encoding RNA-guided endonuclease InsQ/TnpB family protein: protein MRISSPSCTASAVGSTDSENTGLQSRKIRIYPEPALAKVWKRWQAACRYCYNQAIAYQRQHGVPRTARKLRDIILRSDLPQWVKDAPCHIKQNAVVEAWLAFRRSKDARFRSVRDRSHTLQFNAGNFRNGTWYPKLTRGLAFRASEEMPREWARGTELMRVKDRWYAIFPEPVNEQCSLAKGVVALDPGVRSFLTGFDGAGFVNIAKGDFGRIARLCYHLDDLQSRLSKAPRLKRRRMRQAAFRLRERIRNLVDECHRKVAAFLTDNYRLIFLPTFESAKMVAKAGRKFGSKTARAMLTWAHYRFQQFLKFQAKKKNVVVVEVSEAYTSKTCTKCGHIHTKLGGAKVFRCPKCSHRLPRDWQGALGVMLRALRDTAFLFGNGQNAIASPLSSNAQQCSA, encoded by the coding sequence TTGAGGATATCCTCACCATCCTGCACTGCTTCAGCAGTCGGCTCTACGGACTCAGAAAATACCGGGCTGCAATCGAGAAAGATACGGATTTATCCGGAGCCAGCGCTGGCTAAGGTTTGGAAGCGTTGGCAAGCGGCGTGCCGGTACTGCTACAACCAAGCGATTGCCTATCAGCGTCAGCATGGTGTTCCAAGAACGGCCAGAAAGCTGCGGGACATCATCCTGCGCTCCGACCTGCCCCAGTGGGTAAAGGACGCCCCCTGCCACATCAAGCAGAACGCGGTCGTCGAGGCGTGGTTGGCGTTTCGCCGAAGCAAAGACGCGAGGTTTCGCAGTGTGCGGGACAGGTCGCATACGCTGCAATTCAACGCCGGCAACTTTCGCAATGGGACGTGGTATCCGAAACTCACCCGAGGTTTGGCGTTCCGTGCATCCGAGGAGATGCCCAGAGAATGGGCACGTGGAACTGAGCTAATGCGGGTGAAAGACAGATGGTATGCCATCTTTCCTGAGCCCGTGAACGAGCAGTGTTCGTTAGCAAAGGGGGTGGTTGCGCTTGACCCTGGGGTAAGAAGCTTCCTTACAGGGTTTGATGGGGCAGGTTTTGTAAATATTGCCAAGGGGGACTTTGGTAGAATCGCTCGGCTGTGCTACCACCTAGACGATCTGCAATCTAGGCTGAGCAAAGCACCGAGACTCAAACGTAGGCGAATGCGGCAAGCGGCGTTTCGTCTGCGGGAGAGAATCAGGAACTTGGTGGACGAGTGCCATCGCAAGGTAGCGGCGTTCCTAACGGATAACTACCGATTGATATTCCTCCCCACTTTCGAGTCAGCCAAGATGGTTGCCAAGGCAGGGAGGAAGTTTGGTAGCAAGACAGCAAGGGCGATGCTCACCTGGGCGCACTATCGGTTCCAGCAGTTCCTGAAGTTTCAAGCCAAAAAGAAAAACGTGGTCGTCGTGGAAGTATCGGAAGCGTACACCAGCAAAACCTGTACCAAGTGCGGGCACATCCACACCAAGTTGGGTGGCGCAAAGGTGTTTAGATGCCCAAAGTGCAGCCATAGGCTACCACGAGATTGGCAAGGCGCTCTGGGTGTTATGCTCAGAGCTTTGCGGGATACCGCCTTTCTGTTCGGAAATGGACAGAATGCTATCGCTTCACCGTTGAGCAGTAATGCTCAGCAGTGTTCAGCGTAA